AAGGTCTTGGAAAAGCGGCTATGCTGCTGGGCGCAGGCCGGGAGACAAAAGGGGCAAAAATCGATCTTTCAGTGGGTCTCAGACTGCATGCCAGAACAGGCGATAAAATCGAAAAAGGCCAGCCGCTCCTGACCATTTTTTACAATAACGACAGGAGATTGCCGGAAGCGGCGGAACTGGCCGCGAAGTGCCTGTCCCTTTCTCATCATGTCGTGCCGGCCAACCCCCTTGTTTACGGGATGATTGAGTAGGAGTTTTTATCATTTCTTCAAACGGGATTGTTGTTGAAAAAGCTTGATGACAGGCAGGATTACATAAGCAATCAGCAGGTAGAAAACGGCGCCGCCGATCAGGACCAATAAAAAGGCCGCCAAAAACCTTTCCATAATTAAAACATCACCTCCCTGGTTGTTAGTTTTTCCCTTCCGGGATGATCTATGTAAAGCTTTACATAGTCCGGCGATTAGCAGGGGAAAAATAAAGACAACATGGTGGGAGGTGGTTTTTTGTTCCGCAATAAGAATATGACCAGAAACGTTATATGGGCAGCGATTTTTCTTAGTTTGCTTGTCTCTTCACTGTTCCCCCGAGCCGCACCGGGTGCCGAGCTTCCCCTGAGGGCTGAATCGGCCGTTTTATTCGATGCTTATTCCGGCAGGGTCCTGTACGAGAAAAACCCACATTTGAAAGCATATCCGGCCAGCATGACCAAGTTGATGACCCTGGTTCTAGCGGCGGAAGCGATTGACAGCGGCAAAATAAAGCTGACTGACATGGTGGCAGCAAGTGAAAACGCCTCCTCTTACGGGGGTTCCCAAATCTTTTTGGCTCCGGGTGAGGTGCTGTCCTTGAAGGACTTGCTGCTGGGGATAGCGATGGCCTCGGGAAACGATGCCAGTGTGGCCGTGGCCGAGTACATCGCCGGGTCGCACGAAGGCTTTGTGGAAATGATGAATAATAAAGCACAGGAACTGGGGATGAAAGAAACCCATTTTGTCAACTGCAACGGCCTCCACGACCCGGACCATTACTCCACGGCTTATGATTTTGGCTTGCTTGGCCTGTATGCGCTCAAGTTTCCCTTGGTCAGGGAGCTTTGCTCGGTTAAACATTACAGGATACGCGAGGAAACCGGCAAGCCGTTCCAATACGATAATAAGAACAAGCTTCTCTGGTTTTATCCCGGGACCGATGGTTTTAAGACAGGCTGGACCGTGGATGCTAAATACTGCCTGACAGCCACCTGCGAACGGAACGGGTTGAGGTTTGTTTCCGTAGTAATGGGCGTTCCGGCTAAAAGCGGGCAGTTTGAAGATACCAAGACGCTTTTTAACTGGGGTTATTCACAGTTCGTCTTTAAGAATTTTTATCAGGAAAACGAGGTTTTGGGTTCGGTGAGGGTTGGCAAGGGTACGGTTGACTCTGTAGCCGCTGTTCCCGGGAAAAAGGTTGGCCTTACAGTACCCAAAGGAGAGGATAAAGGCCTGACCGCAAAGGTCGAGTTGTTTCCGATGATTGATGCCCCTGTCAGGGCGGGAGATGTGGTGGGGTATGTTTCCATCATGAAAAACGACGAGGTCCTTAGCCGGATGGATCTTCAAGCGGGGGAAAGCGTGGAAAAGGGTTCCTGGTGGCGAGAATTCAAAAAAGTGATGAAGACCACAGTTGCCGGATAATCAAGAGAAGGCGCCAGTGCTTATGCTGGCGCCCAAAATAATTGCCAAAAATTAGCAGGAATATTGCCAGACAGTAGAGAATATTATTTTAAAATGGCTGTAAGGAGGGGATACTCAAGATGTCGTTTATTTTACATAGTAAAAACAGGACGTTGACTGTTAGGGTAAAAGGAGAACTTGACCTGGTTACAGCGGGGGAATTCCGGGAAACGGTTGATAAGGCCCTCGATGAAATGGTCGCCCAGAACCTGATCATTGATATGGGAAGGGTCACTTTTATTGATAGTTCCGGGCTGGGTGTTATCCTGGGAAGGTACCGCAAGGTAAAGGCAAAAGGCGGACAGGTTATCCTTATTGGTCTTAATCCTAATATTAAGAGGATTTTGGAAATGTCGGGGGTACAGTCTTTTATTCCTGTCTGTGCCTCGGAAGCTGATGCCTGGCGCTTGCTGGATAAAAAAGCAATTTAGGGGGAATAAAAATGGATAAAATAGTAAAAAATAAAATAATATTACAGTTCGTGAGCCGGGGAGAAAACGTGGCCTTATCGAGAATAGCCATTGCCGCCCTTGCTTCCCAGTTGAACCTGACGCTAAATGACCTGGAGGAAATCAAGGTTGCCACATCGGAAGCGGTTTCTAACGCCATTATCCACGGCTACCAGAATAACCCCGACTGCATAGTCAAGGTTGTGGGGACCTTATACGAAGATGAGATTGTGATTGAAGTCGCTGACGAGGGTATAGGAATTGCCGATATTAGACAGGCCATGCAGCCTGCGTATTCTTCAGATCCTGAACGAATGGGTCTGGGTTTTGTCTTCATGCAGTCGTTTATGGATCAGGTGGATGTCGAGTCGCAGATCAACTGCGGGACGAAAGTGACGCTTCGCAAGCGGATTGGCAGCGCCGGAGCTGAAAATAAAGCGGTTTCTTAATGAGGTATGAATATGAACGTTAGGCTGTCGGAAATGAATCTCCCGCGTTTTCCTTTACTTAGCGATGAGGAGATGGCCAGTTTGCTGGAAAAAGCCCAGGCGGGAGACATGGAAGCACGGGAGAAATTGATAAACTGCAACCTGCGGCTTGTCTTCAACCTCGTCCAGAGGTTTGCCAACAGGGGCTATGAACTGGAAGACCTCTTTCAGATAGGCACGATCGGCTTAATAAAGGCTATCGACAAGTTTGATCTTTCATATAACGTGAAGTTTTCCACTTATGCGGTGCCAATGATTATCGGGGAGATACGCCGTTTTTTGCGGGACGATAATCCCGTTAAAGTTAGCCGTTCTTTGAAGGAAAACGCCTATAAAATCAATAAGGTTCGGGATGCGCTGACCAAAGAATGGGGCCGTGAACCAACCCTGCAGGAGATTGCCGATGAAACCGGGTTTTCCCTGGAAGAAATAATCACCAGCTTAGAAGCGGTTCAGGCGCCGACCTCCATTCACGAAACACTTTACCAGGATGACGGGGATCCGATTTACGTGATTGACCAGCTGAGCAGCGACCAGGAGGAAATCAACTGGTTCGATAAAATTGCCCTTAAAGAAATAATGAACAAACTGTCAGAAAAAGAAAAGGAAATCATTTTGATGCGGTTTTTCCAGGATAAAACACAAACGGAAGTGGCAAGCCTGGTTGGGCTCTCGCAGGTCCAGGTATCAAGGATTGAGCGGCAGGCTTTAAAACGGTTCAGGGCGCTTTTGCAGGAGGAAAATACCCGGACAGGTTCGTAGGGAAGGCATGAATAACAAACCATAGTGTGAACAATAATATTAGCAGTCCAAGAATAGATTGTGGTGGTGAAACAAGAGATGGAAAAGGAACAGGATATATTGAACCGCTACGAGCAGCGCAAAAAACTTTTGCCGGGTTGGGCTGAAATGAAGCAGGATGATAAAGCAAAAGTCCAGCAGGAAATCCAAGCAGACCACCAGGTTGTTATTGCCTGGGAAGCAAGGGCCGAAGGAGACGAAAAGCAAAAAGCAATGAATTTAAAACAGCTGCTTGAAAAACAGCAGCAAGATTTTCAACAGGTTGATTCGGTGGAGTACCAGAAAAAAATGTTAAAACTGGCTCCCAGGCCGGCAGTCGTTAAAAACGCGATTCTGGCCTTTGTTGTGGGAGGTCTCATTTGTACCATCGGGCAGGTCCTCACCAACCTGTTTTCTTCAGGAGGGCTGGTTGACAGGGAGGCGGGCACAGCCGCCTCGACGGTGCTCGTTTTTGCCGGTGCCCTGCTTACAGGGTTGGGTATATATGATGAACTGGGAAGAGTGGCTGGAGCAGGCTCAATCGTGCCTATTACCGGGTTTGCCAATTCCATTGCCTCGTCGGCCCTGGAGTTTAAGAGGGAAGGCTTTGTTTACGGCGTGGGAGCGCGCCTTTTTACGGTGGCAGGACCGGTTATTGTCTACGGGACGATTGTCTCCATTTTTATCGGCTTGATCTATTACTTTGTGAAGTAGGGCGGTTGCGAAACTATGGCACAAAACAAGATCGGCAAACAAACATGGCAGTTTGCGGCCCGTCCGGTTATCGCTTCCTGGGGAACAGCGGTTGGGCCGATGGAAGGGCAGGGGCCTTTGCGGGACCATTTTGACATGATTCTTGACAGCAATCTGGTCAAAGGTGATAAATCATGGGAAGAATCGGAACAGAGGTTGATGCAGCACAGTATGGAACTGGCTCTAGAAAAAGCGGGGATGAAGGCCCATGACCTTGATTTTTACCTGGCTGGCGACCTGTTGAACCAGATTATTACCGCTAATTTTTCGGCCAGGTTTTTCGGCATCCCGTTTTTTGGCCTCTACGGGGCCTGCTCTACTCTTGCGGAGGGGTTGGCCCTCGGCGCTTCACTGCTCAACGCGGGTTATGCGGACAATGTGGGCGTCTCGGCCAGCAGCCATTACGGCACGGCCGAACGCCAGCTTCGCTATCCTACAGAGCTTGGAGCCCAGCGCCTTCCGACCGCCCAGTGGACGGTGACAGGGGCTGGTTCTTATGTTTTAAACATGTCCAAAACAGGCGTCGGGATCGCTCACGCCACTGTGGGCAAAGTAAAAGACATGGGGATCAGCAATGCCAGCGATAT
Above is a genomic segment from Peptococcaceae bacterium containing:
- a CDS encoding D-alanyl-D-alanine carboxypeptidase, which translates into the protein MFRNKNMTRNVIWAAIFLSLLVSSLFPRAAPGAELPLRAESAVLFDAYSGRVLYEKNPHLKAYPASMTKLMTLVLAAEAIDSGKIKLTDMVAASENASSYGGSQIFLAPGEVLSLKDLLLGIAMASGNDASVAVAEYIAGSHEGFVEMMNNKAQELGMKETHFVNCNGLHDPDHYSTAYDFGLLGLYALKFPLVRELCSVKHYRIREETGKPFQYDNKNKLLWFYPGTDGFKTGWTVDAKYCLTATCERNGLRFVSVVMGVPAKSGQFEDTKTLFNWGYSQFVFKNFYQENEVLGSVRVGKGTVDSVAAVPGKKVGLTVPKGEDKGLTAKVELFPMIDAPVRAGDVVGYVSIMKNDEVLSRMDLQAGESVEKGSWWREFKKVMKTTVAG
- the spoIIAA gene encoding anti-sigma F factor antagonist is translated as MSFILHSKNRTLTVRVKGELDLVTAGEFRETVDKALDEMVAQNLIIDMGRVTFIDSSGLGVILGRYRKVKAKGGQVILIGLNPNIKRILEMSGVQSFIPVCASEADAWRLLDKKAI
- the spoIIAB gene encoding anti-sigma F factor; translated protein: MVKNKIILQFVSRGENVALSRIAIAALASQLNLTLNDLEEIKVATSEAVSNAIIHGYQNNPDCIVKVVGTLYEDEIVIEVADEGIGIADIRQAMQPAYSSDPERMGLGFVFMQSFMDQVDVESQINCGTKVTLRKRIGSAGAENKAVS
- the sigF gene encoding RNA polymerase sporulation sigma factor SigF translates to MNVRLSEMNLPRFPLLSDEEMASLLEKAQAGDMEAREKLINCNLRLVFNLVQRFANRGYELEDLFQIGTIGLIKAIDKFDLSYNVKFSTYAVPMIIGEIRRFLRDDNPVKVSRSLKENAYKINKVRDALTKEWGREPTLQEIADETGFSLEEIITSLEAVQAPTSIHETLYQDDGDPIYVIDQLSSDQEEINWFDKIALKEIMNKLSEKEKEIILMRFFQDKTQTEVASLVGLSQVQVSRIERQALKRFRALLQEENTRTGS
- the spoVAC gene encoding stage V sporulation protein AC, with the translated sequence MNLKQLLEKQQQDFQQVDSVEYQKKMLKLAPRPAVVKNAILAFVVGGLICTIGQVLTNLFSSGGLVDREAGTAASTVLVFAGALLTGLGIYDELGRVAGAGSIVPITGFANSIASSALEFKREGFVYGVGARLFTVAGPVIVYGTIVSIFIGLIYYFVK
- the spoVAD gene encoding stage V sporulation protein AD: MAQNKIGKQTWQFAARPVIASWGTAVGPMEGQGPLRDHFDMILDSNLVKGDKSWEESEQRLMQHSMELALEKAGMKAHDLDFYLAGDLLNQIITANFSARFFGIPFFGLYGACSTLAEGLALGASLLNAGYADNVGVSASSHYGTAERQLRYPTELGAQRLPTAQWTVTGAGSYVLNMSKTGVGIAHATVGKVKDMGISNASDMGTAMAPAAFDTINVNLQDLGRKMSDYDLVVTGDLGQLGLNALKELLASEGHSTNNVSDCGTLIYDPDQDTHAGGSGCGCSAVVLGYLLKQMLEKKYHRVFFVGTGALLSPTSVFQGDSIPCIAHGVVLEYY